The following proteins come from a genomic window of Malus sylvestris chromosome 4, drMalSylv7.2, whole genome shotgun sequence:
- the LOC126618324 gene encoding putative leucine-rich repeat receptor-like serine/threonine-protein kinase At2g19230, which yields MTPRKFSSKLAILLLVTYFILISADDLPSPEDPSDAKTLKPDAYTCLFAGGCVLNFTSNPFQPTGECLNHVKQKINVWGSYLTSPCCRNVLTTMSKALAIHAVKTQGSAPVFLSQQDWKNCSGPFQKERSVSAENCHFGDLYYGSSTCSNTTLASIKTEQAFQNAIRKCANLSNAFDDVCGNCSKAVLGLRDSLLKAYGVKDGNATETGICGIAAVISVLEEKMNNTFLIDNDYMWCMSLLDAFDPGYVKLKYSLAEAILSILIGITTVTLIILLIHFVTKKKPQKPVLSGPITTWSGLYRFSKAEIENAINTERKDLGRGSAGQVYKGVLPSGQVVAIKHINKSNKSDSFTREVEGLSRVRHPNLVCLFGCCVEDGEQYLVYEYCAKGNLAQHLLRNDPVLTWERRVKILRDCALALRYLHHYIDGCIVHRDIKLTNILLTNNLEPKLSDFGLAKMLGMEESKVFTDVRGTIGYMDPEYMTNAKLTCASDVYSFGIVALQLLSGQKVFELDLDARDQLTRKAKDISMNKRPPEDLEDPRMNGNVNKADFESILQVAVLCVAKSSKGRPTIDLVFEEMDKAWKNTLADMKARLNKGIGSSATPVSTSSDVFSV from the exons ATGACACCAAGAAAGTTTTCTTCCAAGCTTGCCATCTTACTCCTTGTCACTtattttatcttaatttctGCAGATGATTTACCTTCACCAGAAGATCCCTCAG ATGCAAAAACTTTGAAACCAGATGCTTATACATGCCTTTTTGCAGGAGGCTGTGTGTTAAACTTCACATCCAATCCATTCCAACCAACTGGGGAGTGCCTCAATCacgtaaaacagaaaataaacgtGTGGGGGAGCTACCTCACGAGCCCGTGCTGTCGAAATGTCCTCACCACCATGTCCAAAGCCTTAGCCATTCACGCAGTCAAGACGCAGGGCAGCGCCCCCGTCTTTCTTTCACAACAAGATTGGAAAAATTGCAGCGGCCCTTTTCAGAAGGAGCGAAGCGTGTCTGCTGAAAATTGTCATTTTGGTGACCTTTACTACGGCAGCAGCACGTGCTCGAACACAACTCTTGCATCCATCAAGACAGAGCAGGCTTTCCAAAACGCAATAAGGAAATGCGCAAACCTCAGCAATGCATTTGACGATGTTTGCGGAAATTGCAGCAAGGCGGTGTTAGGCTTGAGGGACTCTTTGCTGAAAGCATATGGAGTGAAGGACGGGAACGCAACTGAGACGGGCATATGTGGTATAGCAGCGGTTATTTCTGTTTTAGAAGAGAAGATGAACAATACCTTTTTGATCGACAATGACTACATGTGGTGTATGTCTTTGTTAGATGCCTTCG ATCCAGGCTACGTCAAACTCAAAT ATTCTTTGGCAGAAGCGATACTTTCAATCTTAATAGGCATCACCACAGTGACGCTGATCATCCTGCTGATACATTTTGTGACCAAGAAGAAGCCTCAAAAACCGGTTCTCTCAGGACCGATTACTACATGGTCTGGCCTGTACAGGTTCTCCAAGGCCGAGATTGAGAATGCCATCAATACAGAAAGAAAGGATCTAGGACGAGGAAGCGCAGGTCAAGTTTATAAAGGGGTTCTTCCGAGCGGGCAAGTTGTGGCCATTAAGCACATAAACAAGAGCAACAAATCCGATTCTTTTACTAGAGAAGTGGAAGGCCTTTCGAGGGTTCGACATCCAAACTTGGTTTGCCTCTTTGGTTGCTGCGTCGAAGATGGTGAACAATATCTTGTTTATGAATATTGTGCTAAAGGGAATCTAGCTCAACACCTCCTAA GAAACGATCCTGTCTTAACATGGGAAAGAAGAGTTAAGATTCTAAGAGATTGTGCACTTGCTTTGAGATATCTCCACCATTATATTGATGGCTGCATTGTTCATAGAGATATTAAG CTCACCAACATCCTTTTGACCAATAACTTGGAACCCAAGCTATCTGATTTCGGTCTAGCAAAGATGTTGGGTATGGAGGAAAGCAAAGTATTTACAGATGTTAGAGGAACCATAGGGTACATGGATCCAGAGTACATGACCAATGCCAAGTTAACCTGCGCAAGTGATGTCTACAGTTTCGGTATTGTTGCTCTGCAACTGCTATCTGGGCAAAAAGTATTTGAGCTAGATCTTGATGCTAGAGACCAACTAACGAGAAAG GCGAAGGATATAAGTATGAACAAACGCCCACCTGAGGATCTTGAGGACCCAAGAATGAATGGAAATGTCAACAAGGCAGACTTTGAATCGATCCTGCAAGTTGCAGTACTTTGTGTTGCCAAATCAAGCAAAGGCCGGCCTACGATCGATCTTGTCTTCGAAGAGATGGACAAGGCTTGGAAGAACACTCTTGCTGACATG AAGGCAAGGCTTAATAAAGGGATAGGTTCATCAGCAACACCAGTGTCTACATCTTCCGATGTGTTTTCAGTCTGA